A single window of Achromobacter xylosoxidans DNA harbors:
- the hslV gene encoding ATP-dependent protease subunit HslV, translating to MEQFHATTIVCVRRGNRVALGGDGQVTLGNIVIKGTARKIRRLYHDKILAGFAGATADAFTLQERFEAKLEKHQGNLMRAAVELTRDWRTDRVLRRLEAMLIVADAEHTLVLTGNGDVLEPEHGLAAIGSGGAYAQSAALALLRNTELAPETIVKQSLEIAGDLCIYTNQNHVIETLGD from the coding sequence ATGGAACAATTTCACGCCACCACCATCGTGTGCGTGCGTCGCGGTAACCGCGTCGCGCTCGGCGGCGATGGCCAGGTCACCCTGGGCAACATCGTCATCAAAGGCACGGCGCGCAAGATCCGCCGCCTGTATCACGACAAGATCCTGGCCGGCTTCGCCGGCGCCACCGCCGACGCGTTCACGCTGCAGGAGCGTTTCGAAGCCAAGCTCGAGAAACACCAGGGCAACCTGATGCGCGCGGCGGTCGAACTGACCCGCGACTGGCGCACCGACCGCGTCCTGCGCCGGCTCGAAGCCATGCTGATCGTGGCCGACGCCGAGCACACGCTGGTGCTGACCGGCAACGGCGACGTGCTCGAACCCGAGCACGGCCTGGCCGCCATCGGCTCGGGCGGCGCCTATGCCCAGTCCGCCGCGCTGGCGCTGCTGCGCAATACCGAGCTGGCGCCCGAGACCATCGTCAAGCAATCGCTCGAGATCGCCGGCGACCTCTGCATCTACACCAACCAGAACCACGTCATCGAGACGCTGGGCGACTGA
- the hslU gene encoding ATP-dependent protease ATPase subunit HslU → MSASNMTPGEIVSELDKYIVGQNRAKRAVAVALRNRWRRQQVAEPLRHEIHPKNILMIGPTGVGKTEIARRLAKLANAPFIKIEATKFTEVGYVGRDVDTIIRDLTEYSIKQTRELEMRRVRTQAEDAAEDRILDALVPPPRGTSGEPERGEDNSARQTFRKRLREGKIDDLEIEIEVAQTAPHMDVMTPPGMEEMAEQLRGMFAGMARDKKKSKKMKVREAFKLIVDEEAAKRVNEEDLRTAAINNVEQNGIVFLDEIDKIAARQESGGADVSRQGVQRDLLPLVEGTTVNTRYGMVRTDHILFIASGAFHLARPSDLIPELQGRFPIRVELESLTAEDFVRILSDTDASLTKQYTALMATEDVQLEFTEEGVRRLAELAYEVNETTENIGARRLYTVMEKLLDELSFDATSSTDKTVKIDAAYVNAQLAEAASSQDLARYVL, encoded by the coding sequence ATGTCCGCATCCAACATGACGCCCGGAGAGATCGTCTCCGAACTCGACAAGTACATCGTCGGCCAGAACCGCGCCAAGCGCGCGGTGGCGGTGGCCCTGCGCAACCGCTGGCGCCGCCAGCAGGTGGCCGAGCCGCTGCGCCACGAGATCCACCCCAAGAACATCCTGATGATCGGCCCCACCGGCGTGGGCAAGACCGAGATCGCGCGCCGCCTGGCCAAGCTGGCCAACGCGCCGTTCATCAAGATCGAGGCCACCAAGTTCACCGAGGTGGGCTACGTCGGCCGCGACGTCGACACCATCATCCGCGACCTGACCGAATACTCGATCAAGCAGACCCGCGAACTGGAAATGCGCCGCGTGCGCACCCAGGCCGAGGACGCCGCCGAAGACCGCATCCTCGACGCCCTGGTGCCGCCGCCCCGCGGCACCTCGGGCGAGCCCGAGCGCGGCGAGGACAACAGCGCCCGCCAGACGTTCCGCAAGCGCCTGCGCGAGGGCAAGATCGACGATCTGGAAATCGAGATCGAAGTAGCCCAGACCGCGCCGCACATGGACGTCATGACGCCCCCCGGCATGGAAGAAATGGCCGAGCAGCTGCGCGGCATGTTCGCCGGGATGGCGCGCGACAAGAAGAAATCCAAGAAGATGAAGGTGCGCGAAGCCTTCAAGCTGATCGTCGACGAGGAAGCCGCCAAGCGCGTCAACGAGGAAGACCTGCGCACCGCCGCGATCAACAACGTCGAGCAGAACGGCATCGTGTTCCTGGACGAGATCGACAAGATCGCTGCGCGCCAGGAAAGCGGCGGCGCCGACGTCTCGCGCCAGGGCGTGCAGCGCGACCTGTTGCCGCTGGTCGAGGGCACCACCGTCAACACGCGCTACGGCATGGTCCGCACCGACCACATCCTGTTCATCGCCTCGGGCGCCTTCCACCTGGCGCGTCCGTCGGACCTGATTCCCGAACTGCAGGGCCGCTTCCCGATCCGCGTCGAACTGGAATCGCTGACCGCCGAGGACTTCGTGCGCATCCTGTCCGATACGGACGCCTCGCTGACCAAGCAGTACACCGCGCTGATGGCCACCGAGGACGTGCAGCTGGAATTCACCGAAGAAGGCGTGCGCCGGCTGGCCGAACTGGCTTACGAGGTCAACGAAACCACCGAGAACATCGGGGCCCGCCGCCTCTACACCGTGATGGAAAAGCTGCTGGACGAACTGTCGTTCGACGCGACCTCCAGCACCGACAAGACGGTCAAGATCGATGCCGCCTACGTGAACGCGCAACTGGCCGAAGCCGCCAGCAGCCAGGACCTGGCCCGCTACGTGCTCTAA
- a CDS encoding copper-binding protein yields the protein MAFNRKYATPMAVATAMAVVSLATPLAFAQQAEASGEVRRVDPGAGKVTIKHDAIKALDLPAMTLVYDADPALLAKIKAGDKVRFTAERKDGKYVVTAITN from the coding sequence ATGGCTTTCAACCGCAAGTACGCAACGCCCATGGCTGTCGCCACCGCGATGGCCGTCGTGTCGCTGGCCACGCCGCTGGCGTTCGCGCAGCAGGCCGAGGCCAGCGGCGAGGTGCGGCGCGTGGACCCGGGCGCGGGCAAGGTCACCATCAAGCACGACGCCATCAAGGCGCTGGACCTGCCGGCCATGACGCTGGTGTACGACGCCGATCCGGCGTTGCTGGCCAAGATCAAGGCCGGCGACAAGGTGCGTTTCACCGCGGAGCGCAAGGATGGCAAGTACGTGGTGACCGCGATCACCAACTGA
- a CDS encoding cob(I)yrinic acid a,c-diamide adenosyltransferase, producing MANRLSVIATRTGDDGSTGLGDGSRVPKDAARIAALGDVDELNSVIGLLLTEPMPADVAADLLTIQHDLFDMGAELCIPGHVALEDAQVAHLDTRLAHYNTALPPLREFILPGGSRAAAQAHLARTACRRAERAVVALAREEAVNAPVRQYLNRLSDLMFVLARYLNREAGRPDVFWTSRVSRQATE from the coding sequence ATGGCCAATCGCCTTTCAGTCATCGCCACCCGCACCGGAGACGACGGCAGCACCGGACTGGGGGACGGGTCGCGCGTGCCCAAGGACGCGGCCCGCATCGCCGCGCTGGGCGACGTGGACGAACTGAACAGCGTCATCGGCCTGCTGCTGACCGAGCCCATGCCGGCCGACGTGGCCGCCGATCTGCTGACGATCCAACACGATTTGTTCGATATGGGTGCCGAATTGTGCATTCCCGGCCATGTCGCGCTGGAAGACGCCCAGGTGGCGCACCTGGATACGCGGCTGGCGCATTACAACACGGCCCTGCCGCCCCTGCGCGAATTCATCCTGCCAGGCGGCTCGCGCGCGGCGGCGCAGGCCCACCTGGCGCGCACCGCCTGCCGCCGCGCCGAACGCGCCGTGGTGGCGCTGGCGCGCGAGGAAGCGGTGAACGCCCCTGTGCGGCAATACCTGAACCGGCTGTCGGACCTGATGTTCGTGCTGGCGCGCTATCTGAACCGCGAGGCGGGGCGGCCCGACGTGTTCTGGACCAGCCGGGTGTCGCGCCAGGCCACGGAATGA
- the lipA gene encoding lipoyl synthase, with product MSTLAESSVPSNEAAAAPAETAYDPTQKQKSQAKTARIPIKIVPAERLKKPEWIRVKAAQPGSRFYDIKRILREHNLHTVCEEASCPNIGECFGKGTATFMIMGDKCTRRCPFCDVGHGRPDPLDTKEPENLARTIAAMKLSYVVITSVDRDDLRDGGAGHFVDCITHIRELSPSTRIEVLVPDFRGRLDRALTILNAGPPDVMNHNLETVPRLYKQARPGSDYIHSLKLLAEFKKLHPDVPTKSGLMLGLGETDEEILQVMRDMREHNVDMLTIGQYLQPSEHHLPVLRYVHPDTFAMFEREAYAMGFSHAAVGAMVRSSYHADEQAHAAGVPN from the coding sequence ATGTCCACGCTTGCCGAGTCGTCTGTGCCCTCGAACGAAGCCGCCGCCGCGCCCGCGGAAACGGCGTACGATCCGACGCAGAAACAGAAATCCCAGGCCAAGACGGCGCGCATCCCGATCAAGATCGTTCCCGCCGAGCGCCTGAAGAAGCCGGAATGGATCCGCGTCAAGGCGGCCCAGCCAGGGTCGCGCTTCTACGACATCAAGCGCATCCTGCGCGAGCACAATCTGCACACGGTGTGCGAGGAAGCGTCCTGCCCGAACATCGGCGAATGCTTCGGCAAGGGCACGGCCACGTTCATGATCATGGGCGACAAGTGCACCCGCCGCTGCCCGTTCTGTGACGTGGGCCATGGCCGCCCCGACCCGCTCGACACCAAGGAACCGGAAAACCTCGCGCGCACCATCGCCGCGATGAAGCTGTCGTACGTGGTGATCACCTCGGTCGACCGCGACGACCTGCGCGATGGCGGCGCCGGCCATTTCGTCGACTGCATCACCCACATCCGCGAACTGTCGCCCAGCACGCGCATCGAGGTGCTGGTGCCCGATTTCCGCGGCCGCCTGGATCGCGCCCTGACCATCCTGAACGCCGGCCCTCCGGACGTCATGAACCACAACCTGGAAACCGTGCCGCGCCTGTACAAGCAGGCCCGCCCGGGTTCGGATTACATACACTCGCTCAAGTTGCTGGCCGAGTTCAAGAAGCTGCACCCCGACGTGCCGACCAAGTCGGGCCTGATGCTCGGCCTGGGCGAGACCGACGAGGAAATCCTGCAGGTGATGCGCGACATGCGCGAGCACAACGTCGACATGCTCACCATCGGCCAGTACCTGCAGCCGTCGGAACACCACCTGCCAGTGCTGCGCTACGTGCATCCCGACACCTTCGCGATGTTCGAGCGCGAAGCCTATGCGATGGGCTTCTCGCACGCGGCGGTGGGCGCCATGGTGCGTTCGTCGTACCACGCCGACGAGCAGGCGCATGCGGCGGGCGTGCCCAACTGA
- a CDS encoding substrate-binding domain-containing protein, which produces MSTLSPLRPIVLIAPRLDLAPATRAVQACAERLAPAGYYLAAGPWRDASLLPLLAQLAPAAALVIGPLDDPQLRAAVTALEIPVVETWSLPATPLDSLVTIDNTEAGRLAARHLAEKDHARVACVSADTPWERARREGFLGSAAALGLAVVADIVQPEAQQLNDGRMAFLRLLATNTIFDAVFCTSDLLAAATVSEAHNRDLHVPQDLAVLGFTEDGSAPQWVQGLTTLGVDAAELGRRAGQLLLDRLDGEQPAGTRLTLDTVFEARLST; this is translated from the coding sequence ATGTCCACCCTGTCCCCGCTCCGCCCCATCGTCCTGATCGCCCCCCGGCTGGATCTTGCGCCAGCCACCCGTGCCGTGCAGGCATGCGCCGAACGGCTGGCGCCCGCCGGCTACTACCTGGCCGCCGGCCCGTGGCGTGATGCGTCCCTGCTACCGCTACTGGCCCAACTGGCCCCGGCCGCGGCGCTGGTCATCGGCCCGCTCGACGACCCGCAACTGCGCGCCGCCGTAACGGCGCTGGAAATCCCGGTGGTGGAGACCTGGAGCCTGCCCGCCACCCCGCTGGACAGCCTGGTGACGATCGACAATACCGAGGCGGGCCGCCTGGCCGCCCGCCATCTGGCCGAAAAGGACCATGCCCGTGTCGCCTGTGTCAGCGCCGACACCCCGTGGGAACGGGCCCGCCGCGAAGGCTTCCTCGGCAGCGCGGCCGCGCTGGGGCTGGCCGTGGTCGCCGACATCGTGCAACCCGAGGCACAGCAGCTGAACGACGGCCGCATGGCGTTCCTGCGCCTGCTGGCCACCAATACGATCTTCGATGCGGTGTTCTGTACCTCGGACCTGCTGGCCGCCGCCACGGTGTCGGAGGCCCACAACCGCGACCTGCACGTGCCGCAGGACCTGGCGGTGCTGGGCTTCACCGAGGACGGCAGCGCGCCGCAATGGGTCCAGGGGCTGACGACGCTGGGCGTGGACGCGGCCGAGCTGGGCCGGCGTGCGGGGCAACTGCTGCTGGACCGGCTCGATGGCGAGCAGCCGGCCGGCACGCGGCTGACGCTGGATACGGTGTTCGAGGCACGCTTGAGTACCTGA
- a CDS encoding tetratricopeptide repeat protein: MKTSFTPAEVAATTPEQLAALRAGPAPQYAAWIRAAAEMGLVEAQTIFGQMLLDGVGVPQDQAEGLAWFKRAANADHLMAINMIGRCYENGWGVPADDTVAAYWFRLAADRGLDWGMYNYAHMLKSGRGGVTQNRAAALALYQQAAQGGHVKSIGVVGRFYETGDVVEQDLERAFDCYRRCAEGGDFRGMFHLGRMLLLRGRKEEAVQWLARVPETSTPAFLREADAMLRDCGFPALYETGA; this comes from the coding sequence ATGAAGACAAGCTTTACGCCGGCCGAAGTGGCCGCGACCACGCCCGAGCAACTGGCCGCCCTGCGCGCCGGGCCGGCGCCGCAGTATGCCGCCTGGATCCGCGCGGCGGCCGAAATGGGCCTGGTCGAGGCGCAGACCATCTTCGGCCAGATGCTGCTCGATGGCGTTGGCGTGCCACAGGATCAGGCCGAAGGGTTGGCCTGGTTCAAGCGCGCCGCCAATGCCGACCATCTCATGGCCATCAACATGATCGGCCGCTGCTATGAAAACGGCTGGGGCGTGCCCGCGGACGATACCGTGGCGGCGTACTGGTTCCGGCTGGCCGCCGACCGTGGGTTGGACTGGGGCATGTACAACTACGCCCACATGCTCAAGAGCGGCCGCGGCGGCGTGACGCAGAACCGCGCGGCGGCGCTGGCGCTGTACCAGCAGGCCGCGCAGGGCGGTCACGTCAAATCCATCGGTGTGGTCGGTCGCTTCTACGAAACGGGCGACGTGGTCGAGCAGGATCTGGAACGCGCGTTCGACTGCTACCGGCGCTGCGCCGAAGGCGGCGATTTCCGCGGCATGTTCCACCTGGGCCGCATGCTGTTGCTGCGCGGCCGCAAGGAAGAGGCAGTGCAATGGCTGGCGCGCGTGCCGGAGACGTCCACGCCGGCTTTCCTGCGCGAGGCTGACGCCATGCTGCGCGACTGCGGCTTTCCAGCGTTGTACGAGACTGGCGCCTGA
- the lipB gene encoding lipoyl(octanoyl) transferase LipB, translating into MIKWLARPADYLSVWRDMQAYTDQRSAETPDEIWLCEHAPVYTLGQAGLPEHVLNPGAIPLVQCDRGGQVTYHGPGQVMAYALFDLRRVDMYVKEYVALLETAVIDTLDAMGVAGACRKPGAPGVYVPDPDGGRELAKIAALGIKIRNGRAYHGVSLNVAMDLAPFLGINPCGYAGLRTVDMASCSVRRDPTEVGDALARNLARLWRQARTTPA; encoded by the coding sequence GTGATCAAGTGGCTCGCGCGGCCGGCGGACTACCTGTCCGTGTGGCGGGACATGCAGGCGTACACCGACCAGCGGTCGGCCGAGACGCCCGATGAAATCTGGCTGTGCGAGCATGCGCCGGTCTATACCCTGGGGCAGGCGGGCCTGCCCGAGCACGTGCTCAACCCGGGCGCCATCCCCCTGGTCCAGTGCGATCGCGGCGGCCAGGTCACCTATCATGGCCCGGGCCAGGTGATGGCGTATGCGCTGTTCGACCTGCGCCGCGTCGACATGTACGTGAAGGAATACGTGGCCCTGCTGGAAACGGCGGTGATCGATACGCTCGATGCGATGGGCGTGGCCGGCGCCTGCCGCAAGCCCGGCGCGCCGGGCGTCTATGTGCCCGACCCCGACGGCGGCCGCGAATTGGCCAAGATCGCCGCGCTGGGCATCAAGATCCGCAATGGCCGCGCCTATCACGGCGTATCGCTCAACGTGGCGATGGACCTGGCGCCGTTCCTGGGCATCAATCCCTGCGGCTATGCCGGCCTGCGCACGGTCGACATGGCGTCCTGTAGCGTGCGGCGCGATCCCACCGAGGTGGGCGACGCGCTGGCCCGCAACCTGGCCCGCTTGTGGCGCCAGGCAAGGACAACACCCGCATGA
- a CDS encoding DUF493 family protein, producing MHIPPEESLIEYPSDFPIKVMGKHHPDFAQTLTEVVLRFDPGFDAATVEMRPSKGGNYMGLTFTVRATSREQLDGLYQALHGHPMVSIVL from the coding sequence ATGCATATTCCGCCCGAAGAATCCCTCATCGAGTATCCCAGCGACTTCCCCATCAAGGTCATGGGCAAGCATCATCCCGACTTCGCGCAGACGCTGACCGAAGTCGTGCTGCGCTTCGATCCGGGCTTCGATGCCGCCACGGTCGAGATGCGGCCCAGCAAGGGTGGCAATTACATGGGCCTGACCTTCACGGTGCGCGCCACCTCGCGCGAACAGCTCGACGGCCTTTACCAGGCCCTGCACGGCCACCCGATGGTGTCGATCGTCCTGTAA
- a CDS encoding D-amino acid aminotransferase, with product MIPGVPGESQVYLNGEFLRVDEAKVSVLDRGFIFGDGIYEVVPVYQGNAFRMAEHLDRLDRSLAALRIAQPFDRSGWINLIQQLLERTNLDTCIVYLQVTRGVAKRDHQFPAEPVKPTVFGMISAWAPPGAAVRAQGLSAISIPDERWLHCEIKSVSLLGNVLAKQQAVDAHVDEVLQFRDGFLTEGSSTNIWVVSGGKLLAPPKNNLILEGIRYGLMGELAAEAGIAFEARRLTQDEVAQADELMLSSATKEVLPIVSLDGRPVGAGKPGPVYEQLRAGYDARIAAL from the coding sequence ATGATTCCGGGCGTGCCGGGCGAAAGCCAGGTGTATCTCAACGGTGAGTTTCTGCGCGTGGACGAGGCCAAGGTCTCCGTGCTGGATCGCGGCTTCATTTTCGGCGACGGCATCTACGAAGTCGTCCCGGTGTACCAGGGCAATGCCTTCCGCATGGCCGAACACCTCGACCGCCTCGATCGCAGCCTGGCCGCCTTGCGCATCGCGCAACCGTTCGACCGCAGCGGCTGGATCAACCTGATCCAGCAATTGCTGGAGCGGACCAACCTGGACACCTGCATCGTCTATCTCCAGGTGACGCGCGGCGTGGCCAAGCGTGACCACCAGTTCCCGGCCGAGCCGGTCAAGCCGACGGTGTTCGGCATGATCTCGGCATGGGCGCCGCCCGGGGCCGCGGTGCGCGCGCAGGGGCTGTCCGCCATTTCCATCCCCGACGAACGCTGGCTGCACTGCGAGATCAAGTCGGTGTCGCTGCTGGGCAACGTGCTGGCCAAGCAGCAGGCGGTTGACGCCCATGTCGACGAGGTGTTGCAGTTCCGCGACGGCTTCCTCACCGAGGGTTCGTCCACCAACATCTGGGTGGTCTCCGGTGGCAAGCTGCTGGCGCCGCCCAAGAACAACCTGATCCTGGAAGGCATCCGCTACGGCCTGATGGGCGAATTGGCGGCCGAGGCCGGCATTGCGTTCGAGGCGCGCCGCCTGACCCAGGACGAGGTGGCGCAGGCCGACGAGCTGATGCTGTCCTCGGCCACCAAGGAAGTGCTGCCGATCGTTTCGCTGGACGGCCGTCCGGTGGGAGCCGGCAAGCCCGGCCCCGTTTATGAGCAATTGCGTGCGGGTTATGATGCCCGCATCGCCGCGCTCTAG